The following coding sequences are from one Ruminococcus flavefaciens AE3010 window:
- a CDS encoding SulP family inorganic anion transporter, whose translation MAEKALKPTEEKLKPKLFSVMKNYTKEQFVKDIISGIIVAIIALPLSIALALASGVGPEQGLYTAIIAGFIVSFLGGSRVQIAGPTAAFATTVAGIVAVEGMDGLAISAIMAGIILIVMGFCRFGALIKYIPGTITTGFTFGIAVTILLGQVKDFLGLTFKNKPIETVDKVKEIVTCIDTINWQALIIGLIALAILILWPKKLEKIPASLIAVIVCSAIVKLSGMKVNTIGDLYQISNSLPKLTVPEVTFARVRTLIPNAFTIAVLAAVESLLSCVVADGMVGSKHRSNMELVAQGAANIGSAFFGGIPATGAIARTAANVKNGGRTPIAGMVHSVVLVVILVLLMPYASLIPMPTIAAILFIVAYNMCGWRNIRNTVKTAPKSDIAVLFVTLILTVVFDLVVAIGVGMVMAALLFMKRMADVTEAHAWVDVDDEDTDPDNILLKKIPKNTRVFEINGPMFFAATDKYKYVLSDKDIDVLCIRMRNVPAIDATGVEALMRIVKRCERHNVKVVFSHVNEQPMKVMKKAGFVEKVGRKNFCDHIDTALKRAEAIEKEIESKKA comes from the coding sequence ATGGCTGAAAAAGCGTTAAAACCAACGGAGGAAAAGCTCAAACCAAAGCTTTTCTCGGTAATGAAGAACTACACCAAGGAGCAATTCGTAAAGGACATTATTTCGGGTATAATCGTCGCTATCATAGCGCTGCCCCTGTCCATTGCGCTGGCTCTTGCTTCGGGAGTAGGTCCCGAGCAGGGTCTTTACACCGCTATCATCGCAGGCTTTATCGTTTCATTCTTGGGCGGAAGCCGCGTGCAGATAGCAGGTCCTACGGCAGCCTTTGCAACTACAGTCGCGGGCATAGTTGCGGTCGAGGGCATGGACGGACTTGCCATATCCGCTATAATGGCAGGTATCATACTCATCGTCATGGGCTTCTGCCGCTTCGGAGCTCTCATCAAGTACATACCCGGAACTATCACCACAGGCTTTACATTCGGTATCGCCGTGACCATTCTTCTCGGACAGGTCAAGGACTTCCTCGGGCTCACATTCAAGAACAAGCCTATCGAGACCGTTGACAAGGTCAAGGAGATAGTGACCTGCATCGATACTATCAACTGGCAGGCGCTGATTATCGGTCTTATCGCTCTGGCAATACTCATACTCTGGCCAAAGAAGCTGGAAAAAATACCTGCTTCGCTCATTGCGGTCATAGTCTGTTCCGCTATCGTAAAGCTCAGCGGCATGAAGGTAAACACTATCGGCGACCTTTATCAGATATCCAACTCACTTCCAAAGCTCACAGTGCCCGAGGTAACATTCGCAAGGGTAAGAACTCTTATACCTAACGCATTCACTATCGCAGTCCTTGCAGCTGTTGAGTCCCTGCTGTCCTGCGTTGTTGCAGACGGTATGGTAGGTTCAAAGCACCGCTCAAACATGGAGCTTGTTGCACAGGGCGCAGCAAACATCGGTTCTGCATTCTTCGGCGGTATCCCTGCTACAGGCGCTATCGCACGTACTGCTGCCAACGTAAAGAACGGCGGACGTACACCTATCGCAGGCATGGTACATTCTGTAGTTCTGGTAGTTATACTGGTGCTCCTCATGCCCTATGCTTCGCTTATCCCAATGCCAACTATCGCAGCTATACTCTTCATCGTAGCTTATAATATGTGCGGCTGGAGAAACATCAGAAACACTGTAAAGACAGCTCCCAAGAGCGATATCGCAGTTCTTTTCGTAACGCTCATACTCACAGTGGTATTCGACCTTGTTGTTGCTATCGGTGTAGGTATGGTAATGGCTGCACTTCTCTTCATGAAGCGTATGGCAGACGTTACCGAGGCTCATGCATGGGTAGATGTGGACGACGAGGACACCGACCCCGACAATATCCTCCTCAAGAAGATACCGAAGAATACCCGTGTATTCGAGATAAACGGACCTATGTTCTTTGCGGCTACAGATAAGTACAAGTACGTTCTCAGTGACAAGGATATAGACGTGCTCTGTATAAGAATGAGAAATGTACCTGCTATCGACGCTACAGGCGTTGAAGCTCTCATGCGTATCGTAAAGCGCTGCGAGCGCCACAACGTAAAGGTGGTATTCTCCCACGTCAACGAGCAGCCCATGAAGGTAATGAAGAAGGCAGGCTTTGTTGAAAAGGTGGGCAGGAAGAACTTCTGCGACCACATCGATACAGCTCTGAAGAGAGCTGAGGCTATAGAGAAAGAAATAGAATCAAAGAAAGCTTGA
- a CDS encoding ABC-F family ATP-binding cassette domain-containing protein, giving the protein MITVSNVSVQFGGSTLFKNVNLKFTNGNCYGVIGANGAGKSTFLRVLCGELEPASGEVTMPKEERLSVLKQDHFAYDEYTVLDTVIMGNARLYEIMQEKDALYAKEDFSEEDGVKASELEGEFAELNGWEAESDASKLIQGLGLSEDILYSQMAGLSGNEKVKVLLAQALFGNPDIILLDEPTNHLDIDAVRWLEEFLSEYFGTVIVVSHDRHFLNNVCTHIVDIDYNKIKMYVGNYEFWYESSQLIQRMIKQQNKKNEEKIKELKDFIARFSANKSKSNQATSRRKLIEKLTVEELPASSRRYPFIGFDMDRELGKDILQVEGLTKTVDGVKLLNNVSFTLGRTDKVAFVGESEQAITMLFKILMEEEQPDSGSFKWGVSVTTSYMPVDNSEYFNGCELSILDWIRQYSVKDETETYLRGFLGRMLFSGDDVYKPVNVLSGGEKVRCMFSRMMLFGSNVLVLDRPTNHLDLESITAVNNSLINFKGVVLLASHDHEIMQTTANRIIEITPDGCLDRQGTYEEFIDFKKENGLL; this is encoded by the coding sequence ATGATAACAGTAAGTAATGTGAGCGTGCAGTTCGGCGGCTCAACACTTTTCAAAAACGTAAACCTTAAATTCACAAACGGCAACTGCTACGGCGTTATCGGCGCCAACGGAGCAGGCAAGTCCACATTCCTCCGCGTTCTCTGCGGCGAGCTTGAACCTGCATCGGGCGAGGTGACTATGCCAAAGGAGGAGCGCCTCAGCGTCCTCAAACAGGACCACTTCGCATACGACGAATACACAGTCCTCGATACAGTTATTATGGGCAATGCCCGTCTTTACGAGATAATGCAGGAAAAGGACGCCCTCTACGCCAAGGAGGACTTCTCCGAGGAGGATGGCGTCAAGGCTTCTGAGCTGGAGGGCGAATTCGCAGAGCTCAACGGCTGGGAGGCAGAGTCAGACGCTTCAAAGCTCATACAGGGGCTTGGTCTCTCCGAGGATATACTCTACTCGCAGATGGCAGGACTTTCGGGTAACGAAAAGGTAAAGGTGCTCCTTGCACAGGCTCTTTTCGGCAATCCCGACATCATACTCCTTGACGAGCCTACCAACCACCTTGATATCGACGCTGTGCGCTGGCTGGAGGAGTTCCTCTCAGAGTACTTCGGTACTGTCATCGTGGTATCCCATGACCGTCACTTTCTCAATAACGTCTGCACCCACATCGTTGATATCGACTACAACAAGATAAAGATGTACGTCGGCAACTATGAGTTCTGGTACGAGTCCAGCCAGCTCATACAGCGCATGATAAAGCAGCAGAACAAGAAGAACGAGGAGAAAATAAAGGAGCTGAAAGACTTCATCGCCCGATTCTCCGCTAATAAATCAAAGTCCAATCAGGCTACCTCACGCCGTAAGCTCATTGAAAAGCTCACCGTTGAGGAGCTCCCTGCGTCCAGCAGAAGATATCCGTTCATCGGCTTCGATATGGACAGAGAGCTGGGCAAGGACATATTGCAGGTGGAGGGACTTACCAAGACCGTTGACGGCGTGAAGCTGCTCAACAACGTAAGCTTCACCCTCGGCAGAACAGATAAAGTGGCTTTCGTGGGCGAGAGCGAGCAGGCTATCACCATGCTGTTCAAGATACTCATGGAGGAGGAGCAGCCCGACTCGGGAAGCTTCAAGTGGGGCGTATCTGTTACCACATCTTATATGCCCGTGGATAACTCCGAGTACTTCAACGGCTGCGAGCTGTCCATACTTGACTGGATACGCCAGTACTCCGTAAAGGACGAGACCGAGACCTATCTCCGAGGTTTTCTGGGACGTATGCTCTTCTCGGGAGACGACGTGTACAAGCCTGTCAACGTTCTCTCGGGAGGCGAAAAGGTGAGATGCATGTTCTCACGCATGATGCTTTTCGGCTCAAACGTGCTGGTGCTTGACCGTCCTACCAACCACCTCGACCTTGAAAGCATAACCGCTGTAAACAACAGCCTTATCAACTTCAAGGGCGTAGTGCTTCTTGCTTCTCACGATCATGAGATAATGCAGACCACAGCTAATCGTATAATCGAGATAACTCCCGACGGCTGTCTTGACAGACAGGGAACATATGAGGAGTTCATCGACTTCAAGAAAGAGAACGGCTTATTATAA
- a CDS encoding NAD-dependent protein deacylase, whose translation MDNIEKLAKIVDESKNIVFFGGAGVSTESGIPDFRSVDGLYSQQWDYPPETILSHTFFMKKTEEFYRFYRAKMLCLDAKPNAAHIKLAELEKEGKLTAVVTQNIDGLHQAAGSKTVYELHGSVLRNYCTKCGKFHDVHFIMDSEGVPKCECGGVVKPDVVLYEESLDDNTVNGAVRSISSADTLIIGGTSLNVYPAAGLIRYFRGNNLVIINMSPTQMDSNADLLICDRIGDVFSHI comes from the coding sequence ATGGACAATATAGAAAAGCTGGCAAAAATCGTTGACGAGTCCAAAAACATCGTTTTTTTCGGCGGCGCAGGAGTCTCCACGGAAAGCGGTATCCCCGATTTCCGCAGCGTTGACGGTCTCTACAGTCAGCAGTGGGACTACCCTCCCGAGACTATCCTCAGCCACACGTTCTTTATGAAAAAGACCGAGGAGTTCTACCGCTTCTACAGGGCGAAGATGCTCTGCCTTGACGCAAAGCCCAATGCGGCTCATATCAAGCTTGCCGAGCTTGAAAAAGAGGGCAAGCTCACCGCCGTTGTAACTCAGAACATAGACGGTCTGCATCAGGCAGCAGGCAGCAAAACTGTCTATGAGCTCCACGGCAGCGTTCTGCGCAATTACTGCACAAAATGCGGTAAATTCCACGATGTTCACTTTATCATGGACTCTGAGGGAGTTCCAAAATGCGAATGCGGCGGCGTTGTCAAGCCCGATGTTGTCCTCTATGAGGAGTCCCTTGACGACAACACCGTAAACGGAGCAGTCCGCTCCATAAGCAGCGCCGATACCCTCATAATCGGCGGTACCTCCCTTAATGTATATCCTGCCGCCGGACTGATACGCTACTTCCGCGGCAATAACCTCGTTATAATCAATATGTCTCCCACTCAGATGGACAGCAATGCAGACCTGCTCATCTGCGACAGGATAGGAGATGTTTTCTCGCATATTTAG
- a CDS encoding FtsX-like permease family protein, which translates to MLFKISLSNIRKSIKDYAVYFFTLVLGVAVFYVFNSIETQSAFLKVSEDKREMIKILTTAISAVSVFIAVVLGLLIVYASRFLMKRRNKEFALYMMLGMSKWKISAILLCETIIIGIGSLFVGLLIGVGLSQVMSAVVANLFEADMNDYKFTVSGSAITKTILYFGIMYLVVMLRSGFVISKCRLITLMNSGRRSEKITMKNPWLCVIVFLISAAALGWAYYSVGWNAENISLRILGLAILVGCVSTFFIFWSVAGMLLRVMMSAKGLYHHGLNSFTFRQLSSKVNTTVASMTVICLMLFVTICTLSTAFTIRNSMNNSVRENFPVDFYGHYALDAKDPEKPYLYMGGDIDEVYAEQGESIYDEFGEYVHFHDYNSEGFTLYSFIGDKEEEFRNENKTLFASIDFDETIVKLSDYNALMKLYGFKQIDLAEGEYAISANASGMPEAYDWLLKDEPEITIFGNTLKPHSKKCIVSFLEPNIQPLNGGVFIVPDDAVSEEGRGWDYFAGNYKASDKNGIEETEKIVKDKWTNVMRWNKEGSSMNGSASRIEAANAAIGIGAIVTFLGLYIGFIFLVSCGAILALKELSESADSMPRYTMLRKLGAEEKDISKSIFSQSGIFFLLPLLLACLHAYVGMRLGRYGLDLLIVGDYIKPVLFTAAIIVLIYGGYFLLTFLGSKAIVKEQK; encoded by the coding sequence ATGCTCTTTAAGATATCCCTCAGCAATATCCGCAAAAGCATAAAGGACTACGCTGTGTACTTCTTTACCCTTGTACTGGGAGTTGCGGTATTCTACGTGTTCAATTCCATAGAGACTCAGTCGGCTTTCCTCAAAGTCAGCGAGGATAAGCGCGAGATGATAAAGATACTCACCACAGCTATTTCCGCCGTAAGCGTATTCATTGCAGTAGTTCTCGGACTTCTTATCGTATACGCCAGCCGCTTCCTTATGAAGCGCCGCAACAAGGAGTTCGCACTGTACATGATGCTTGGCATGAGCAAGTGGAAAATATCCGCAATTCTCCTCTGTGAGACTATCATCATCGGTATCGGCTCCCTTTTTGTGGGACTTCTCATAGGCGTAGGACTTTCACAGGTCATGAGCGCCGTTGTTGCAAACCTCTTTGAAGCCGACATGAACGACTATAAATTCACCGTATCAGGCTCGGCTATCACAAAAACTATCCTTTACTTCGGCATTATGTATTTAGTTGTAATGCTGAGAAGCGGCTTTGTTATCAGTAAATGCCGTCTTATCACACTTATGAACTCGGGCAGACGCTCCGAGAAGATAACCATGAAGAATCCATGGCTCTGCGTGATAGTATTCCTTATCTCCGCAGCAGCTCTTGGCTGGGCATACTACTCAGTGGGCTGGAATGCAGAGAATATAAGCCTCAGAATATTAGGCTTGGCTATACTTGTGGGCTGTGTTTCTACATTCTTCATCTTCTGGTCAGTAGCAGGAATGCTCCTGAGAGTTATGATGTCCGCAAAAGGACTTTACCACCACGGTCTCAACAGCTTCACATTCCGTCAGCTCAGCAGCAAGGTAAATACCACTGTTGCTTCCATGACAGTTATCTGTCTCATGCTCTTCGTGACTATATGCACTCTTTCAACCGCATTCACTATCAGGAATTCCATGAATAACAGTGTAAGGGAAAATTTCCCTGTTGATTTTTACGGTCATTATGCCCTTGATGCAAAAGACCCCGAAAAGCCATATCTCTACATGGGCGGCGATATAGACGAGGTATATGCAGAGCAGGGCGAGAGCATATATGACGAATTCGGAGAATACGTACACTTTCACGATTATAATTCTGAAGGATTTACACTTTACAGCTTCATAGGCGATAAGGAAGAGGAATTCAGAAACGAGAACAAGACACTCTTTGCTTCCATAGACTTTGACGAGACTATTGTAAAGCTCAGCGATTACAATGCTCTGATGAAGCTCTACGGCTTTAAGCAGATAGACCTTGCAGAGGGTGAATATGCCATATCTGCAAATGCGTCGGGAATGCCAGAGGCATATGATTGGCTCCTTAAAGATGAGCCCGAGATAACCATTTTCGGCAATACATTAAAGCCTCATTCAAAAAAATGTATCGTTTCTTTCCTTGAACCCAATATACAGCCGCTCAACGGAGGCGTTTTCATAGTACCCGATGATGCTGTATCCGAAGAGGGACGCGGCTGGGATTATTTTGCAGGCAACTACAAGGCTTCCGACAAAAATGGTATCGAAGAAACCGAGAAAATAGTCAAGGATAAATGGACAAATGTAATGCGCTGGAATAAGGAAGGCTCTTCTATGAATGGTTCGGCATCAAGGATAGAAGCTGCAAACGCAGCCATAGGCATAGGCGCTATCGTTACATTCCTGGGACTTTACATCGGCTTTATCTTCCTCGTATCCTGCGGCGCTATACTTGCTCTCAAGGAGCTCTCAGAAAGTGCTGACAGTATGCCCAGATACACCATGCTCCGCAAGCTCGGTGCAGAGGAAAAAGACATATCAAAGTCCATATTCAGCCAGTCGGGAATATTCTTCCTGCTGCCGCTGCTGCTGGCTTGTCTCCACGCCTACGTGGGCATGAGACTTGGCAGATACGGTCTTGATCTGCTGATAGTAGGAGATTACATCAAGCCCGTACTCTTCACCGCAGCTATCATAGTGCTGATATACGGCGGATACTTCCTGCTGACATTCCTCGGCAGCAAGGCAATAGTAAAAGAACAAAAGTAA
- a CDS encoding AAA family ATPase: MSQVIISVGREFGSGGKAIAEQLAKRFNIPIYDRHLITEIADKTGLTPDEIEKYNEKPKNSFLSRRVNGYSNSIEDNIAEMQFTFLREKAASGESFVVVGRCSETKLRDFKCLVSLFILGDMSEKIKRVMNVYNLTEDKAKAFIDKKDRKRKRYHNYHCDGHWGDSRLYDLSINSSRLGLDKTVDLLEEYIKSRMGEDL; this comes from the coding sequence ATGTCACAGGTAATCATTTCAGTAGGTCGTGAGTTTGGAAGCGGCGGCAAGGCTATTGCCGAGCAGCTTGCAAAGCGCTTTAATATCCCGATATACGACCGCCATCTCATCACCGAGATCGCAGACAAAACAGGTCTTACTCCCGATGAGATCGAGAAGTACAACGAAAAGCCAAAGAATTCTTTCCTTTCACGCAGAGTAAACGGCTACAGCAACTCCATTGAGGACAATATCGCCGAAATGCAGTTCACATTCCTCAGAGAAAAGGCAGCCAGCGGCGAGTCCTTCGTTGTAGTGGGACGCTGCTCGGAGACAAAGCTCCGCGATTTCAAGTGCCTTGTGTCACTGTTCATACTGGGTGATATGAGCGAGAAGATCAAGCGCGTCATGAACGTCTACAACCTCACAGAGGACAAGGCTAAGGCGTTCATCGACAAGAAGGACCGCAAGAGAAAGCGCTACCACAACTATCACTGCGACGGTCACTGGGGCGACTCACGTCTTTACGACCTGAGCATAAACAGCTCACGTCTTGGACTTGACAAAACAGTTGACCTGCTTGAAGAGTATATCAAGTCCAGAATGGGTGAGGACTTATAA
- a CDS encoding secondary thiamine-phosphate synthase enzyme YjbQ, with protein sequence MLFNFKLSTPAEGLVDITREVTEAVKESGVLEGICIIYCPHTTAAITINENADPDVQTDFIKGMDKFFPDLQSFRHAEGNSDAHIKSSAVGASETVIITGGKLLLGTWQDIYFCEFDGPRTRKFFVKVMGD encoded by the coding sequence ATGTTATTCAATTTCAAGCTTAGTACTCCCGCTGAGGGACTTGTCGATATCACACGCGAGGTAACAGAAGCCGTTAAGGAAAGCGGCGTTCTCGAGGGCATATGCATCATATACTGCCCACACACCACAGCCGCTATCACCATTAACGAAAACGCCGACCCCGATGTGCAGACCGACTTCATCAAGGGTATGGATAAATTCTTCCCCGACCTTCAGAGCTTTAGGCACGCTGAGGGCAACTCCGACGCTCATATCAAGTCCTCTGCCGTAGGCGCAAGCGAGACCGTTATCATCACAGGCGGAAAGCTCCTGCTCGGCACATGGCAGGATATCTACTTCTGCGAATTTGACGGTCCGAGAACAAGAAAATTCTTCGTAAAGGTCATGGGGGACTGA
- a CDS encoding glycosyl hydrolase, producing MGMKLFKKSGAALMSAAMLLNSALCSTAFVTAADEPIKFEFEDAEITGTITVEKDSSASGGSVLKMTEDGTITVKLTVEEGGPYKLTFYAFGIGTDKQQNLTVNGSSQGAIGIPQGTEYQPVELTAIPLKAGENTIVIEKSWGWSQFDYLTAEPMSGAKIEAKQTTPCDQLATVETQSLMAYLAENYGKHIISGQQEIYSGGPHGLETEFKYLKDTTGHYPAIRGFDYGNFCCPLYGSDDGSTDRIIDWVKNKGGIATASYHINVPKDFASYKIGTKMDWAQSTYTAKDTDFSPSKAATAGTKENEYYLSTLKTLAKEFNKLEAEGIPVIWRPLHEAEGGGGETGSWFWWGREGSAAYKKLWIYTYETLTNELNCHNLIWEWNSYNFGTSKDWYPGDAYVDIIGYDKYSCTDWTTGSARYYHNDSPFSSTFYGIMEKYDSAKMVSMAENDSFSTPDKLQEEKAGWLYFCTWYDGGSDTTDFLSNPTFNTKEDTIAMYQSEYCITLDELPKDLYKKNGVTPPDPSKTTTSTTTATTTADPNATTTTTAYKFAIQKKTVTIPEKPKLAVGKEMQIDLTGAPNASIGGAVGFGTTADDWQNIEWKGNADKDGKLTVHVDLKEMPDTFTSCEVQVWWSNVWNAATEKAIDQPYTIDSCEVHYLMGGALEPVWGDANDDKTVDMSDVVLIMQALANPNKYGLEGTEKSHITETGWNLGDVDRSSEGITANDALRIQEYLLKKIDSLYPTEK from the coding sequence ATGGGAATGAAACTTTTCAAAAAATCGGGCGCAGCGCTCATGTCTGCAGCAATGCTGCTGAACAGTGCGCTCTGCAGCACAGCCTTTGTGACTGCTGCTGATGAGCCCATAAAGTTTGAGTTCGAGGACGCTGAGATAACAGGGACTATCACAGTGGAAAAGGACTCATCTGCCAGCGGCGGCTCTGTCCTCAAAATGACAGAGGACGGAACTATCACCGTAAAGCTCACCGTTGAGGAGGGCGGTCCCTACAAGCTCACATTCTATGCTTTCGGTATAGGTACCGATAAGCAGCAGAATCTTACTGTAAACGGCTCCTCACAGGGCGCTATCGGTATCCCTCAGGGCACTGAGTATCAGCCCGTGGAGCTCACTGCTATCCCTCTCAAAGCAGGCGAGAACACCATTGTTATCGAGAAGTCATGGGGCTGGTCACAGTTCGACTACCTCACAGCCGAGCCTATGTCAGGCGCCAAGATAGAAGCAAAGCAGACAACTCCCTGTGACCAGCTGGCAACAGTTGAGACACAGAGCCTTATGGCTTACCTTGCTGAGAACTACGGCAAGCATATAATCTCAGGTCAGCAGGAGATATACAGCGGCGGTCCTCACGGACTTGAAACAGAGTTCAAGTACCTCAAGGACACTACAGGTCACTATCCTGCTATCCGCGGCTTTGACTACGGCAACTTCTGCTGTCCTCTCTACGGCAGTGACGACGGCTCAACAGACCGCATCATCGACTGGGTAAAGAACAAGGGCGGTATCGCTACCGCTTCCTACCACATCAACGTGCCAAAGGATTTCGCAAGCTATAAGATAGGCACAAAAATGGACTGGGCACAGTCTACATATACCGCTAAGGACACTGATTTTTCACCCTCAAAGGCTGCTACGGCAGGCACAAAGGAAAACGAATACTACCTCTCAACTCTCAAAACTCTCGCCAAGGAGTTCAACAAGCTTGAAGCCGAGGGTATCCCAGTTATCTGGAGACCTCTCCACGAAGCCGAGGGCGGCGGCGGTGAGACAGGCTCATGGTTCTGGTGGGGCAGAGAGGGCTCCGCAGCATATAAGAAGCTTTGGATATACACCTATGAGACTCTTACCAACGAGCTGAACTGCCACAACCTTATCTGGGAGTGGAACAGCTACAACTTCGGTACTTCCAAGGACTGGTACCCGGGCGACGCTTATGTTGACATAATCGGCTACGATAAGTACAGCTGCACCGACTGGACAACAGGCAGCGCAAGATACTACCACAACGACAGCCCGTTCTCGTCCACATTCTACGGTATCATGGAGAAGTACGACAGTGCAAAGATGGTATCAATGGCAGAGAACGACAGCTTCTCGACTCCCGATAAGCTTCAGGAGGAAAAGGCAGGCTGGCTGTACTTCTGTACATGGTATGACGGCGGCTCTGACACTACAGACTTCCTGTCAAATCCCACATTCAACACCAAGGAAGATACTATCGCAATGTATCAGAGCGAGTACTGCATAACTCTTGACGAGCTTCCCAAGGACCTCTACAAGAAGAACGGCGTAACTCCTCCCGATCCTTCAAAGACAACTACCTCCACAACTACAGCGACTACTACAGCAGACCCAAATGCTACCACAACTACAACTGCTTATAAGTTCGCTATCCAGAAGAAGACTGTAACTATCCCCGAGAAGCCAAAGCTTGCAGTTGGCAAGGAGATGCAGATAGACCTTACAGGCGCACCTAATGCTTCTATCGGCGGTGCTGTCGGCTTCGGTACAACAGCTGACGACTGGCAGAACATAGAGTGGAAGGGCAATGCCGACAAGGACGGCAAGCTCACAGTCCATGTTGACCTTAAAGAAATGCCCGATACATTCACAAGCTGTGAGGTCCAGGTATGGTGGTCAAATGTATGGAACGCTGCTACAGAAAAGGCTATCGACCAGCCCTACACCATAGACAGCTGCGAAGTACACTACCTCATGGGCGGCGCACTTGAACCCGTATGGGGCGATGCAAACGATGATAAGACAGTTGACATGAGTGACGTTGTGCTTATCATGCAGGCGCTTGCAAATCCCAACAAGTACGGACTTGAAGGCACAGAAAAGAGCCATATCACAGAGACAGGCTGGAATTTAGGCGACGTAGACCGCTCCAGCGAGGGAATAACAGCAAATGACGCTCTCAGGATACAGGAATATCTCCTCAAGAAGATAGACAGCCTTTATCCGACAGAAAAGTAA
- the nth gene encoding endonuclease III, giving the protein MTKKEIAKLAVEELEKLYPDATCSLNYSKPYELMFAARLAAQCTDARVNIVTETLFKKYPTLEAFANAEISELEQDVKPCGFYRNKAKSLKEMASQLINDFGGEVPDTMEELLTLSGIGRKTANLMLGDVFGKPAMVTDTHCIRITGRLGLTKNKEPAKVEKDLVKLIPPEVSSDFCHRTVEFGRDICNARKPRCEECPLNYFCKYYNDKS; this is encoded by the coding sequence ATGACGAAAAAAGAGATAGCAAAATTAGCCGTTGAGGAGCTTGAAAAGCTCTACCCCGACGCGACCTGCTCACTGAACTATTCAAAGCCTTATGAGCTTATGTTTGCGGCGCGGCTGGCTGCCCAGTGTACCGACGCCCGCGTGAATATAGTCACGGAGACGCTTTTCAAGAAATACCCTACCCTTGAAGCCTTTGCAAATGCCGAAATCTCCGAGCTTGAACAGGACGTGAAGCCCTGCGGCTTCTACAGGAACAAGGCAAAGAGCCTCAAGGAAATGGCTTCGCAGCTCATAAACGACTTCGGCGGAGAGGTGCCCGACACTATGGAGGAGCTTCTCACCCTGTCGGGTATCGGCAGAAAGACCGCAAACCTTATGCTTGGGGACGTTTTCGGTAAGCCTGCCATGGTGACCGATACCCACTGCATACGCATAACAGGGAGATTGGGACTGACTAAAAATAAAGAGCCTGCAAAGGTGGAAAAGGATCTTGTGAAGCTGATCCCCCCCGAGGTATCCTCGGACTTCTGCCACAGAACAGTGGAATTCGGACGGGATATATGTAATGCCCGAAAGCCGCGGTGTGAGGAATGTCCGCTGAATTATTTCTGCAAATACTACAATGATAAATCATAA